In Pseudomonas sp. p1(2021b), the genomic window CAACTCGGCCTGGCGCGTCTGCAACTGGGCCTTGAGGGCATCGACATTGCTGTACAGCCCGCGCACCTGGCGCACGGTGCGCGCCAGCCTGGCTTCGGCGGCCTGCAAGGCCACCTCGCTGTCGGCGGGGTCGAAACGCAACAGCATCTGACCTTCGTGCACCAGATCGCCATCGTCGGCACCGATGCTGGTGACGGTGCCGGTCACCAGCGGCGTGATTTCCACCACATTGCCGTTGACGTAGGCGTCGTCGGTGCTTTCGTGCCAGCGCCCGACCAGGGCATACCAGGCCCAGGTGGCGGCGCCTGCCAGGATCAGCACCAGCAGCAAGCCCAGCAGCCAGGCCTTGCGCTTGCGCGTGTTGTCCGGCGCAGGTGCTGGGGTGGGAGTGTCAGCGGAAGTGGCCATGACAATACCTTGGAAAGAGTCGTGGGAGGATCAACGATTGCCGAAACGGCGAATCGTCAGGGGGTCGCCGGCGCTCAGCAGCACCTTGGCCAGCAGGCCCTCGAGGGTCTTGAGCTCCTCGGGCTGCAAGGCGCCGACCAGCTCATTCATTGCCGCGGCACCGATCTCCGGCAACCGATCGGCCAGGCGCTGGCCATCCTCGGTCAACGCCAGGCGAACCTGGCGGCGATCCTCGGGGCAACGGTTACGCAGGATGAGGCCCTTCTGCACGAGGCGATCGAGCATGCGGGTCATCGAGCCGCTGTCCAGGCCGAGGTAGCGGCACAGTTCAGCTGGGGTATCCACGTCGTACTGGGTGACGATGATCAGCACCTTGAACTGCGCGGCGGTGACGCCGTCTGCTTCCAGGTGCCAATCGAGGATGCGGTCCTTGAGCAACGCGGCACGCCCCAAGAGCATGCCGATGGCGCAGGTCTGGAAGTTTTCCGGCGAGAAGTGAGACATGACGAAGGCCCGGGCAATATGTGTATAAATATTACTGCCTAGGCAGTGAATGTCAAAGCCTTGATTAGCCTGCTATGTAAAAGTTCGGCAAGACGCTGTATCAGGTCGCCTGGACCCGCCGGAATCGCGATGAAAAAACAGACATCTGATAGTCGTTCGCCATTATCTTGGTTCTCGACACTCCCCGGTCGAGGGTAGAATGCACAAAACCGGGAGCCGCAATGAACCACGATCGCTTGACCCCCACTCCAGACGATGCCCTCGCCGACGCTGCCGCCCACTGGTGCATGCGGCTGCATGCCGACGACTGCACGGCAGCCGAGCGCGAGGCATTCCAGCGCTGGCTGGCGGCCGACCCACGGCACCAGGAGGAGTATCAGGCGATGCTGGAGATCTGGCATACCGCCGAATGCTTGCCCCCTACCGCCACAGCGGTGGACTTCAACCCGCGTGCACGGCCTGCAGCGCGCCAACCCACCTGGCGCCCGCTGGCCTCGGCTGCAGCAGTGCTCCTGCTCGCCCTGCCCCTGGCTGGCTGGGTCAGCTGGGAACAAGGCTGGCTGCCCAACCGCTACCAGCACGTCGAAAGCGACGGCCAGGTGCAGCAGGTGACCCTGAGCGACGGCAGCGTGGTCGAACTCAACCTGCACACCGAGTTGCGCTACCTGAACTACAAGGACCGGCGCCAGGTCACCTTGGTCAAGGGCGAGGCGTTCTTCAAGGTCAAGCACGACAGCCGCCACCCGTTCATCGTCCGAGCAGGCAGCGGCCAGACCCGGGTCACCGGAACCCAGTTCAATGTCTGGAAGCATGAAGACCAGGTCAAGGTGACACTGGTGGAAGGCTCGGTGCTGGTCACCAGCCATGGCGCCGATGACGGCTACCGCCTTGGCCCCGGCATGCAGGCCAGCTACCGCACCGGTGACTTCGAGCCGGTACTGGCGCAAACCGACGATTCCGGCAACAGCCTGGCCTGGCGCAGCGGCAAACTGATCCTGGACAACCTCACCCTGGCCCAAGCCCTGCCAGTGATCAATCGCTACCTGGACAAGCCCTTGCGCCTGGCTGACGAGAGCACGGGCAAGATCCGCGTCAGCGGGGTGTACAGCATCGACGAGGTGGAGCGCCTGGTGGATAACCTGCCCAAGGTGCTACCGGTCTACCTGACGCGTAGCCAGGACGGCAGCACCGTGCTCAATCGCATCTCCCCACCGGCCAGCCGAGGCTGAGCCTGAAGCGTTCGCCGCAACAGCTTCGGCGCTTTTGAAATCGAGCGCCGCCCGCGCGGACGGCGCTCGATTTCACAGTTACCAACCCGCTCAAGCCCTGCCCCGACTCAAAGCACCATCGCCGCCAACCAGCCAAACGCCAGCAGCGGCAGGTTGTAGTGGATAAACGTTGGCACCACGGTGTCCCAGATATGGTGATGCTGGCCATCCACGTTCAGCCCTGAAGTCGGGCCGAGGGTGGAATCCGATGCAGGCGACCCGGCGTCGCCCAGGGCGCCGGCGGTACCGACGATGCACACCGTGGCCAGCGGGTCGAAGCCCAGTTGCACGCACAGCGGCACGAAGATCGCCGCCAGAATCGGCACGGTGGAGAACGACGAGCCGATGCCCATGGTCACCAGCAGCCCCACCAGCAGCATGAGCAGAGCCCCGACGCCCTTGCTGTGGTCGATCCAACGTGCCGAAGCCTCGACCAGGCCGTTCACTTCACCGGTGGCCTTCATCACCTCGGCAAACCCGGACGCGGCGATCATGATGAAGCCGATCATGGCCATCATCTTCATGCCTTCGGTGAACAGGTCGTCGGTGTCCTTCCAGCGCACGATGCCCGACAGCGAGAAGATCAGAAAGCCGACCATGGCGCCGATGATCATCGAGTCCAGCCACAACTGGATGATGAACGCTGCGGCAATCGCGGCGCCGGCTACCAGCAAGGTCAGAGGGTTGTAGCGGACGCTGACCTGCTCGACCTGTTCGATGCGGTCCAGATCGTAGTCGCGCTTCTTGCGGTAGCTGACGAACACGGCCAGCAACAGCCCGGCGAGCATGCCCGCGGCCGGAATGGCCATGGCATGAGTGACGTTGACGCCACTGACATCCACGCCGGCACGGGCGACGTTGGCCAGCAGGATCTCGTTGAGGAAGATGTTGCCAAAGCCCACCGGCAGGAACATGTACGGGGTGATCAAGCCGAAGGTGATCACACAGGCGATCAGCCGCCGGTCGATGCGCAGCCGGGTCAGCACGTACAACAGCGGCGGTACCAACAGCGGAATGAAGGCGATATGGATAGGCAGGATGTTCTGCGAGCAGACAGCCACCACCAGCATCAGCCCGACCAGCACCCACTTGAGCGCACCCTTGTTGGCATGCCCCTGCCGGTCGACCATCGCCAAGGCGCGGTCGGCCAAGGCATGGGCCAGGCCGGACTTGGCGATGGCGACGGCAAAAGCGCCGAGCAGCGCGTAGGACAGCGCCACCGTGGCACCACCGCCCAAGCCACTGTTGAAGGCTTTGAGCGTGCCTTCGGTGCCCAGGCCGCCGACCAGGCCACCGGTCAGGGCGCCGACGATCAGGGCGATGACCACATGCACGCGGGACAGGCTCAATACCAGCATGACGCCAACCGCGGCAATGACTGCATTCATGGTGTGGTTTACCTCGTTACGACAGACGAAAAGCGAGTGCGCCGGCGACAGACTGCATGCGGGCAGTGGCCGGGCCAGGGGATGTTGTTATGAAGGGCGCACACTCTGAAGCACACCTGGGCGCTTGTCAAAGCCGTCAAGACCGTGACGGGTGTCAGAAGTGCCTGAAAGTACGGTTTTTTATTGAACGCATGGATAAAGAAAAGGACCGGCTCGCCGACATAAAGGGCAACCCCAGGCCCTGCTGCCAATCAGCCGCGACTAGACCGACTGGCACTGGCCAAGACCTCTTAACAAGGGATCCCCAAATGCCTTTGCGTCAACTTTCCATCCAGTGGAAGATCACCCTGTTGGCCGGCCTGTGCCTGGCGACCATCGTCACGGTGCTGATCGGTCTTTCGTTGTACCGCATGGATCACAGTTCGGACCTGGTCAAGGCCAGCAGCATGCAGATGCTCACCGAGTCGGCCCAGGCCCGCATCGAGTCCCAGGGCGAGGTACAGGCCCTGGATATCCGCCGCCAGTTCATGGATGCGTACCAGTACGGCGCCGGTTTTGCCCGCCAAGTGTTGTTCCTGCGCGAGCAGGCCGAAAAGCGTTTTCTCGATGCCTATGACCTGCGCGAGGACATGACCCGGCAGGTGCGCACGGCGCTGCAGGCCAACCCCGAGCTGCTCGGCCTGTCGCTGGTCTTCGAGCCTGATGCGCTGGATGGCAAGGACAGCCTGTTCAACGGCCAGGCCGAGCTGGGCAGCAACGAAACCGGGCGTTTTGCCTTGTACTGGTCGCAGCCACGCGCCGGCCAGCTGACAGCCATGGCATTGCCGGAACAGGACATGGCCAACACCGAGATCGGCCCCAGCGGCGAGCCGGCCAACACTTGGTGGGTATGCCCGCGCAGCACGCGCAAAGTGTGCGTGAGCGAGCCCTACTTCTATACCATCGATGGCCAACAGGTGCTGATGACCAGCATCGTGTTCCCGTTGATCGTGGCAGACAAAGTCATCGCCACCCTCTCCATCGATATCAACCTCAACAGCCTCCAGGCCCTGAGCGAACGCGCCAGCCGAAGCCTCTACGAAGGCCGCACCACGGTCGGCATCCTCAGCCCCGCAGGCCTTCTGGCCGGCTACAGCGCCGATGCTGGCAAGCTGGCCCAGCGCTTCGACCAGGTCGACCCGGCCCAAGGCGCAGCACTGGTGCGCAAGCTGGCGGACGGCAAGCTGCAGGTCGTGCGCCATGAACAGCGCCTGAAGGTGCTGGCTGCCTTCGAGCCGATCCCGGGCGGCAAGCCCTGGGGCGTGTTGCTCGATGTCCCGCAAAGCGCCCTGACCGGCCCGGCCGAAGCGCTCAAGCAAGAGCTGGACGCGCTCAATACCAGCGGCACCTTGCTCGAGCTCGGCCTTGGCCTGGCCGTCGCAATCGCAGGGCTGTTGCTGGTGTGGCTGATGGCCCGTGGTGTCACCCGGCCGATTCTTGGTGTTGCGGCCATGCTCAAGGACATCGCCAGCGGCGAAGGTGACCTGACCCGTCGCCTGGCCTACGACAAGCGCGACGAACTGGGTGAGCTGGCCGGTTGGTTCAACCGCTTCCTCGACAAGCTGCAGCCGACCATCGCCGAGGTCAAACGTTCGGTACATGCCGCACGCGGCACGGCGGACCAGTCGGCAGCCATTGCCGCTCAGACCAGCGCCGGCATGGAGCAGCAGTACCGTCAGGTCGACCAGGTGGCCACCGCCTCCCATGAGATGAGTGCCACTGCCCAGGACGTGGCCCGCAGCGCTGCGCAAGCCGCCCAGGCCGCTCGCGAGGCCGACCAGGCCACCCGTGAAGGCCTGGCGGTGATCGACCGCACCACCCACAGCATCGATGCGCTGGCGGCCGACATGAGCGGTGCCATGGCCCAGGTCGAAGGCCTGGCCCAGAACAGCGAGAAGATCGGCTCGGTGCTGGAGGTGATTCGCTCGATTGCCGAACAGACCAACCTGCTGGCTCTCAATGCCGCCATCGAGGCCGCCCGGGCCGGCGAGGCCGGACGAGGCTTCGCGGTGGTCGCCGACGAAGTGCGCAACCTGGCCCGGCGTACCCAGGAGTCGGTGGAAGAAACCCGCCAAGTGATCGAGGCGCTGCAGGCCGGCACCCAGGAAGTGGTCGGCGCCATGGACAACAGCCACCGTCAGGCCCAGGGCGGCGTCGAGCAGGTCGGCCAAGCGGTCACCGCACTGCAACGCATCGGCCAGGCGGTGACGGTGATCACCGACATGAACCTGCAGATCGCCTCGGCCGCCGAGGAGCAGAGCGCGGTGGCCGAAGAGATCAACCACAATGTCGCGACCATTCGCGATGTCACCGAATCGCTGTCGGGTCAGGCCAACGAGTCGGCACGGGTCAGCCAGTCGCTCAACGACCTGGCCAACCAGCAGCAGGGGCTGATGGACCAGTTCCGCGTCTGAGGGTCACACCGGGGCCCTGCCTGACTGCAATCTTGCATAGGGCTCGGCCCCCTCCCCCAACGATCGGCTACTCGTGTGGTCGCCGCTCGGTGACTTTCCGTAAAAACCTAGTGTGGTGTTTTGCAAATACGACCAATAACTCGCAAGCGATTTTTGCGCTCAGGCAAGGCGTCGTTATTTGTGAAACACCACACTAGCGTTCACCCCGCGCCGGATGGAACCGGCCTCCGCCCAGAATCCGGTCGAGCATCACCAGCGCCCCATGTACATTGGGCCGCGCGCCCATCGGCAACACATCGGTATCGGGCACGGTCGCATCCTTGTACCCCGACGCCATCACCAACAGGTGCATCTGGTTAGCATTGAGGTAGACGTGGTGCTGCTCGATCGCATAGGACTGGATCAGGGCCAGCGCACCGGTGGTCATCGGCGTCGCGGACGATGTACCGCTGTAGTTGTCCGTGTAGTCCCTGTCGTGCCCGGGCTTGTCCTGCAACGCTCCGTAGCCCAGTGTCGCCACGCCAATGCCCCAGGCATTGAGCATGCGGTAGCGAT contains:
- a CDS encoding Na+/H+ antiporter family protein is translated as MNAVIAAVGVMLVLSLSRVHVVIALIVGALTGGLVGGLGTEGTLKAFNSGLGGGATVALSYALLGAFAVAIAKSGLAHALADRALAMVDRQGHANKGALKWVLVGLMLVVAVCSQNILPIHIAFIPLLVPPLLYVLTRLRIDRRLIACVITFGLITPYMFLPVGFGNIFLNEILLANVARAGVDVSGVNVTHAMAIPAAGMLAGLLLAVFVSYRKKRDYDLDRIEQVEQVSVRYNPLTLLVAGAAIAAAFIIQLWLDSMIIGAMVGFLIFSLSGIVRWKDTDDLFTEGMKMMAMIGFIMIAASGFAEVMKATGEVNGLVEASARWIDHSKGVGALLMLLVGLLVTMGIGSSFSTVPILAAIFVPLCVQLGFDPLATVCIVGTAGALGDAGSPASDSTLGPTSGLNVDGQHHHIWDTVVPTFIHYNLPLLAFGWLAAMVL
- a CDS encoding MarR family winged helix-turn-helix transcriptional regulator; translated protein: MSHFSPENFQTCAIGMLLGRAALLKDRILDWHLEADGVTAAQFKVLIIVTQYDVDTPAELCRYLGLDSGSMTRMLDRLVQKGLILRNRCPEDRRQVRLALTEDGQRLADRLPEIGAAAMNELVGALQPEELKTLEGLLAKVLLSAGDPLTIRRFGNR
- a CDS encoding FecR family protein; this encodes MNHDRLTPTPDDALADAAAHWCMRLHADDCTAAEREAFQRWLAADPRHQEEYQAMLEIWHTAECLPPTATAVDFNPRARPAARQPTWRPLASAAAVLLLALPLAGWVSWEQGWLPNRYQHVESDGQVQQVTLSDGSVVELNLHTELRYLNYKDRRQVTLVKGEAFFKVKHDSRHPFIVRAGSGQTRVTGTQFNVWKHEDQVKVTLVEGSVLVTSHGADDGYRLGPGMQASYRTGDFEPVLAQTDDSGNSLAWRSGKLILDNLTLAQALPVINRYLDKPLRLADESTGKIRVSGVYSIDEVERLVDNLPKVLPVYLTRSQDGSTVLNRISPPASRG